Proteins found in one Planococcus citri chromosome 2, ihPlaCitr1.1, whole genome shotgun sequence genomic segment:
- the LOC135834170 gene encoding uncharacterized protein LOC135834170 — MKADKGNAIVVMEKEDYNNKVNDLLKNGPYKELTKNPLNNMIKTTKTAIKNKNYKIPSNPKIPKLYCLPKIHKPNNPMRPIVSNIDAPTYQIAKQLVTELQAINQPITYQIRNNEELVEKLKNTQITPTDRLISFDVTNLFPSVPIPETLAIMKDWLQKEKVSQERIAELMNLTELCMKQTIFQYSGKFYQQTGGTAMGNPLSPFMADIFMGHLETKLKEIEKDFPKICFRYVDDIFSIVPEDFNINGFLETMNKQYATIKFTYEYENNQQLPFLDILITRKDNKLEYDIYRKPTHTNNYIPADSYQPWSQKLAAFNSMVHRCCAQPLSPRNRKREFDHIKRVANNLGYKTRTIDTLIKNHISKQRLKEITTFQRDKPDNRRIKLTHYPVITNKLCQIFRKNDLEPVTTNQHKLKTLLGSLKDKDPKTDQSGIYKITCSGCDKLYIGQTKRNIITRYKEHMHKARYNIEGKSAIGDHIIATGHTITELNLTLEKPVARISELPIREAIAMHKNNREKLLNDDLGPLDIDLLKCLHGTSHIHIPTNRHTHPGSDHTQVLGPITTQRN; from the coding sequence ATGAAAGCAGACAAAGGAAATGCCATAGTAGTTATGGAAAAAGAGGACTATAACAACAAAGTCAATGATTTGTTGAAGAATGGACCTTACAAAGAACTTACCAAAAACCCACTGAACAATATGATAAAAACCACAAAGACAGCAATCAAGAACAAGAACTACAAAATACCCTCTAACCCTAAAATACCAAAGTTATACTGTCTACCAAAGATCCACAAGCCAAACAATCCAATGAGACCAATAGTATCCAACATAGATGCACCCACATACCAGATTGCCAAACAACTTGTCACTGAATTACAAGCCATTAATCAGCCTATCACATACCAAATAAGGAATAATGAAGAGCTagtggagaaactgaaaaacacCCAGATAACACCTACAGATAGACTCATCTCCTTTGATGTCACCAACTTATTCCCCAGTGTACCCATACCAGAAACCTTGGCCATAATGAAAGACTGGCTCCAAAAAGAGAAAGTTTCCCAAGAAAGGATTGCTGAACTCATGAACCTCACAGAACTATGCATGAAACAAACCATCTTCCAATACAGTGGAAAGTTCTACCAACAAACAGGAGGAACAGCAATGGGGAACCCTTTGTCACCATTCATGGCAGACATTTTCATGGGCCACTTGGAAACCAAACTGAAGGAAATAGAAAAAGACTTCCCTAAGATTTGTTTcagatatgttgatgacatctTCAGTATTGTACCAGAGGACTTCAACATAAATGGTTTCCTTGAGACCATGAACAAACAATATGCAACCATCAAGTTCACCTATGAATATGAAAACAACCAACAACTGCCATTCTTGGACATCCTAATCACCAGAAAAGACAACAAATTGGAATATGACATCTACAGGAAGCCTACTCACACCAACAACTACATTCCTGCTGACTCTTACCAGCCCTGGAGCCAAAAATTGGCTGCTTTTAACAGCATGGTCCATAGATGTTGTGCACAACCCTTGAGCCCAAGAAATAGAAAGAGAGAATTTGACCACATTAAAAGAGTAGCCAACAATCTGGGATACAAGACTAGAACCATAGATACCCTCATCAAAAACCATATAAGCAAACAAAGATTGAAAGAGATCACCACATTCCAAAGAGATAAACCAGACAATAGAAGAATCAAGTTGACCCACTACCCAGTTATAACCAACAAACTTTGCCAGATCTTCAGGAAAAATGATTTAGAACCTGTCACAACTAACCAACATAAACTGAAAACCCTACTGGGAAGCCTCAAGGACAAGGACCCAAAAACCGACCAATCTGGAATTTATAAGATCACATGCTCTGGCTGTGACAAACTTTACATAGGACAGACTAAGAGAAACATCATAACCAGATACAAGGAACATATGCACAAAGCTAGATACAATATTGAAGGAAAATCAGCAATAGGAGACCACATTATAGCAACTGGACACACAATAACTGAACTCAACTTGACCCTAGAAAAACCAGTTGCCAGAATATCAGAACTACcaattagggaagcaatagccatgcacAAAAACAATAGAGAAAAACTCCTCAATGATGACTTGGGACCTTTGGACATTGACCTGCTCAAATGCCTACATGGAACCAGTCACATACACATTCCAACAAACAGACACACCCATCCTGGTAGTGACCACACCCAAGTTTTAGGACCAATCACAACACAGAGAAACTGA